A window of the Desulfobacula toluolica Tol2 genome harbors these coding sequences:
- the pilM gene encoding pilus assembly protein PilM: MSSRVLTIDIQQNQIVSVLLSHGLKGIRVVEAACITIAQNTNGQNTNGQNTNGAPPFQAVKDALNQILIKMNTRYDRCIISIPGICFFFRTIDLPFKNRKKNSRIFSFELERYLPWPVEEIEADFCMLHKNFNSSMDTNMAGVAGIQNSCLEPFKNLFDQCGVHPDVITVGSGYAAAFVYAGTADLPDFYCFIHAEPLMASIHLVRFGEIAFSRAFLLDSGHPVGSVKTNLIHTFLSFNESIGNQLELKDIIISGTASFLKELCGDIEKEMAVPVHEFDLFKLEKLSFVSGQFSDSHTNFYQNAIAMGINEIKGAEIFNFSRQVSNFTLFYQENKFNITAVAVLSVFLFLAWTINPIIQINRMQNSIEQLDKKVIGVFKSCFPDVKTIVDPVHQMQVKVSALQENKNTNFLGEHLLCIDVLNEISKSLPPSLDIVFSRLVRTEDQLLVSGSADQFNTIDNMKNKFENIALFRGVDIQSASMDKTDKRVKFNLKIAF; encoded by the coding sequence ATGAGCAGCAGAGTGTTGACAATTGATATTCAACAGAATCAGATTGTATCTGTTCTATTAAGCCATGGCCTTAAGGGGATTCGTGTCGTTGAGGCAGCCTGCATCACAATTGCTCAAAACACAAATGGTCAAAACACAAATGGTCAAAACACAAACGGAGCGCCCCCTTTTCAGGCGGTTAAGGACGCACTTAATCAAATCCTTATAAAAATGAATACCCGGTATGACAGATGTATTATAAGCATTCCAGGTATTTGTTTTTTTTTCAGAACAATCGACCTGCCATTTAAAAACAGAAAAAAAAACAGCCGGATTTTTTCTTTTGAGCTGGAGCGCTATCTGCCATGGCCGGTTGAAGAGATTGAAGCTGATTTTTGTATGCTTCATAAAAATTTTAATAGCTCTATGGACACTAATATGGCAGGGGTTGCAGGCATACAAAATAGTTGTCTGGAACCGTTCAAAAACCTTTTTGACCAGTGTGGTGTTCATCCTGATGTGATAACGGTCGGAAGCGGTTATGCAGCCGCCTTTGTATATGCCGGAACGGCAGACCTACCTGACTTTTATTGTTTTATTCATGCAGAACCCCTTATGGCATCCATCCATTTAGTGCGGTTTGGTGAAATCGCTTTTAGCAGAGCTTTTTTATTGGATTCCGGTCACCCGGTTGGGTCCGTAAAAACAAATCTTATCCATACATTTTTGTCCTTTAACGAATCAATCGGCAATCAGCTTGAACTCAAAGATATTATTATATCGGGAACCGCTTCTTTTCTAAAAGAGCTTTGTGGTGATATTGAAAAAGAAATGGCTGTACCGGTTCATGAATTTGATCTTTTCAAGCTTGAAAAGCTATCTTTTGTATCAGGACAATTTTCTGACTCTCATACCAATTTTTATCAAAATGCAATTGCCATGGGTATCAACGAAATAAAAGGTGCTGAAATATTTAATTTCAGCCGCCAGGTTTCGAATTTTACATTGTTTTACCAGGAAAACAAATTTAATATAACAGCGGTTGCTGTTTTGTCTGTCTTTCTTTTTCTGGCATGGACGATTAATCCTATTATACAGATTAACCGGATGCAAAACAGTATAGAGCAGCTTGACAAAAAGGTCATTGGAGTTTTTAAATCGTGTTTTCCGGATGTAAAAACAATTGTTGATCCGGTCCATCAAATGCAGGTTAAAGTTTCTGCCTTACAGGAAAATAAAAATACCAATTTTTTGGGTGAGCATCTACTTTGCATTGATGTGTTAAACGAGATAAGCAAATCTTTACCGCCTTCTTTAGATATCGTTTTTTCACGACTTGTCAGAACAGAAGATCAGTTGCTTGTAAGCGGAAGTGCAGATCAATTCAATACCATTGATAACATGAAAAATAAATTTGAAAATATTGCGTTGTTTAGAGGGGTTGATATACAGTCGGCCTCAATGGACAAAACAGACAAACGTGTGAAGTTTAATCTGAAGATTGCATTCTGA
- the gspM gene encoding type II secretion system protein GspM, with product MALRMNRRERYSVFFACILILAVIVYQFGIAPFTEKKKLFERQLASKKTALVQINRLKSEYESLLNKNNNLKKINSQREKAFTLFAFLEKLAVKAGLDGNIDYMKPSSSLDKASKIELSLVEMKLKSIKLSQLAAYLYLVETSQNIVFVKRLAISRDGRDEGYISAVLHVETIRS from the coding sequence TTGGCTTTAAGAATGAACCGGCGGGAAAGGTATTCTGTTTTTTTTGCTTGTATTCTAATACTTGCCGTCATCGTGTATCAGTTTGGAATAGCCCCGTTTACAGAAAAAAAAAAGCTTTTTGAGCGGCAGTTGGCATCCAAAAAGACAGCGCTTGTGCAAATTAACCGCTTAAAGTCGGAATATGAGAGCCTCTTAAATAAGAATAACAATTTAAAAAAAATAAATTCCCAGAGAGAGAAAGCATTTACATTGTTTGCATTTCTTGAAAAGCTTGCCGTTAAAGCAGGCCTTGATGGGAATATTGATTATATGAAACCGTCGTCCTCTTTGGATAAGGCGTCAAAAATTGAATTATCCCTGGTTGAAATGAAGTTAAAGTCAATAAAATTATCCCAGTTAGCAGCATATTTGTATCTTGTGGAAACATCCCAAAATATTGTTTTTGTCAAACGTCTTGCCATCTCCAGGGATGGGAGAGATGAGGGCTATATCAGTGCTGTTCTTCATGTCGAGACCATAAGGAGCTGA
- the gspN gene encoding type II secretion system protein GspN, producing MKLKIFGYFIFIAVCLLFSLYVHFPGKTAAKYIEQMLSHIHPGVTLRIDTLNPCFPPGLKADAVQIHYAGVPIATLDNSRLFFDLTTFWGNPVTGTFKAHVLDGALSGFMRLSKETTGDAGIEAVLDNLKLEDIRLGELLSDGQLSGILNGTLTAVFEQGNILQNKGDLNFADLVLQFPEALFSVETYSFSSGKLKFSMSEDHLVKVENCSLTGRQIDLHLSGIISMAKIFQNSRLNLKTKIVLYPLFFMNAGDEMPVDVSRTDSDNAFIHLRIGGTIQYPIITIDPGIK from the coding sequence ATGAAACTTAAAATTTTTGGATACTTTATATTTATTGCCGTTTGCCTCCTTTTTTCTTTATATGTCCATTTTCCGGGTAAGACTGCAGCAAAATATATTGAACAAATGTTGTCACATATACATCCCGGCGTAACTTTACGGATTGATACGCTTAATCCTTGTTTTCCCCCCGGTCTAAAGGCAGATGCTGTTCAAATTCATTATGCCGGTGTCCCCATCGCAACTCTTGACAACTCCAGATTGTTTTTTGATTTAACCACATTTTGGGGCAATCCTGTGACAGGCACATTTAAGGCACATGTTTTAGATGGTGCCCTGTCAGGTTTTATGCGTCTGTCAAAGGAAACAACAGGAGATGCCGGTATTGAAGCTGTGCTTGACAATTTGAAATTAGAAGATATACGTCTGGGTGAACTTTTGTCAGACGGTCAATTGTCAGGGATACTCAATGGAACCCTGACCGCAGTTTTTGAGCAGGGCAATATTCTTCAAAATAAAGGAGACCTGAATTTTGCAGATCTGGTCTTGCAATTCCCAGAAGCCTTGTTTTCTGTTGAAACCTATTCTTTTTCTTCCGGAAAGTTAAAATTTTCCATGTCTGAAGATCATCTTGTCAAGGTAGAAAATTGCAGTTTAACAGGTCGGCAGATAGATCTGCATTTATCGGGTATAATCAGTATGGCCAAAATATTTCAAAACAGCCGGTTGAACCTTAAGACCAAAATTGTATTGTACCCCTTGTTTTTTATGAATGCGGGAGATGAAATGCCGGTTGATGTGTCAAGAACAGATTCCGATAATGCCTTTATTCATTTGCGGATTGGCGGAACCATTCAATATCCGATAATTACCATTGACCCGGGGATCAAATGA
- a CDS encoding type II secretion system protein N yields the protein MKQVFTIINLVLIFFIIDFSVSGFYTYFSTEFETSDDFKTVDVQLQPVENKKNQNQSYYNAITVRDLFKTKKNAIPEKQISSKSASAQKIRLTELKLELKGTITGNGSELFAVIKKKGEKKEELYKTDDMIDRAVIKAIFRKRVVLLVDGNEETLLMEESKPKEIFNKGPGVFSGVPSVGERERIFDTVKLKWADVNGLANDLKNMRKHVRVRHHFYRGKMDGFRLSNIKNNSIFYEKLGLRNGDIVAAVNGEDVRSIVDVTKFYNDFKKIGDNAAMTVEIKRNGVKGEIRYSLE from the coding sequence ATGAAGCAAGTTTTTACAATCATAAATTTGGTGTTAATCTTTTTTATTATTGATTTTTCCGTATCAGGCTTTTATACATATTTTTCAACAGAATTTGAAACCAGTGATGATTTCAAAACCGTTGATGTTCAGCTTCAACCGGTTGAAAACAAAAAAAATCAGAATCAATCCTATTATAATGCCATTACCGTGCGTGACCTTTTTAAAACAAAAAAAAATGCAATCCCTGAAAAACAAATATCCTCAAAATCTGCATCCGCTCAAAAGATCAGGCTAACCGAGCTTAAGCTTGAGCTTAAAGGTACGATCACAGGCAATGGATCAGAACTTTTTGCAGTTATTAAGAAAAAGGGTGAAAAAAAAGAAGAACTTTATAAAACTGATGACATGATTGATCGGGCCGTTATAAAGGCGATATTCAGAAAAAGAGTTGTCTTGCTGGTAGATGGAAATGAAGAAACTCTTCTCATGGAAGAAAGCAAGCCTAAAGAAATTTTTAATAAAGGCCCTGGTGTTTTTTCAGGCGTTCCTTCCGTGGGGGAGCGTGAGAGAATTTTTGATACCGTCAAATTAAAATGGGCAGATGTAAATGGCCTGGCTAATGATTTGAAAAATATGCGAAAACATGTCAGGGTTCGGCACCACTTTTATCGAGGCAAAATGGATGGATTTAGGCTGAGCAATATTAAAAACAACTCGATTTTTTATGAAAAGCTGGGATTGAGAAATGGTGATATCGTGGCAGCAGTTAATGGGGAAGATGTCCGGTCCATAGTTGATGTTACAAAATTTTATAATGACTTCAAGAAAATAGGTGATAATGCCGCCATGACTGTTGAAATAAAACGCAATGGAGTGAAAGGGGAAATTAGATATTCACTTGAGTAA